Proteins found in one Clostridium cagae genomic segment:
- a CDS encoding TfoX/Sxy family protein translates to MASSKEYLDFILEQLAGLEKITYRAMMGEFIIYYNEKIVGGIYDDRFLVKPTKSAKSLMSTVSYELPYEGAKEMLLVDDVDNRKFLAELFEAMYDELPAPKPKKKK, encoded by the coding sequence ATGGCTTCCAGTAAAGAATATTTGGATTTTATATTAGAGCAATTAGCAGGATTAGAAAAAATCACATATAGGGCTATGATGGGAGAATTTATTATCTACTATAATGAGAAAATTGTAGGTGGAATTTATGATGACAGATTCCTTGTAAAACCTACTAAGTCCGCAAAATCCCTTATGTCAACAGTTTCTTATGAATTACCTTATGAGGGAGCAAAAGAAATGCTGTTAGTTGATGATGTAGATAACAGAAAATTTTTAGCAGAACTATTTGAAGCTATGTATGATGAACTTCCTGCACCAAAACCAAAAAAGAAAAAATAG
- a CDS encoding nucleoside 2-deoxyribosyltransferase: MKRVYLASPFFNEKELDAVKAVEEILAEKGLHVFSPRLKDEENKRDDIGTRLWSIETFAEDIKHLHWCECVVVVYHGNYSDSGTAFEIGHAYATGKPIILVHFGENSNLMCHEAAHANINLEELKEYDFEKMPTSFYEGAML; encoded by the coding sequence ATGAAAAGAGTATATTTAGCTAGCCCATTTTTTAATGAAAAAGAGTTAGATGCAGTAAAAGCAGTAGAAGAAATTCTTGCTGAGAAAGGTTTACATGTTTTTAGTCCTAGATTAAAAGATGAAGAAAACAAAAGAGATGATATTGGAACAAGACTTTGGTCTATTGAAACCTTCGCTGAAGATATTAAACATTTACATTGGTGTGAGTGTGTTGTAGTTGTTTACCACGGTAATTATAGCGATTCTGGGACAGCATTTGAAATAGGGCATGCTTATGCTACTGGAAAGCCTATCATTCTTGTTCATTTTGGAGAAAATAGTAACTTAATGTGTCATGAAGCAGCTCATGCTAACATCAATTTAGAAGAATTAAAAGAGTACGACTTTGAGAAAATGCCAACAAGTTTTTATGAAGGTGCAATGCTTTAA
- the mntA gene encoding type VII toxin-antitoxin system MntA family adenylyltransferase antitoxin, producing the protein MINIDNKINDLKNYFKSNDNIVAAWFTGSYGTEYQREDSDIDIALLFEKSIGIMEEMDIACRISEILDFDNIDTINLLSAPITLKFKVIDEGRSIYEKDYYKVCDFMEEVFNKYRDEKYYLDRFMKDFYESYGVRRNG; encoded by the coding sequence ATGATTAATATAGATAATAAGATAAATGATTTAAAGAATTATTTTAAATCTAACGATAATATAGTTGCAGCATGGTTTACTGGATCTTATGGAACAGAATATCAACGAGAAGACAGTGATATTGATATTGCTTTATTATTTGAGAAGTCAATTGGTATTATGGAAGAAATGGATATAGCATGTAGAATTAGTGAAATCCTTGATTTTGACAATATTGATACTATTAATCTTTTATCTGCACCTATAACATTAAAATTTAAGGTCATAGATGAGGGTAGAAGCATTTATGAAAAAGATTATTATAAAGTTTGCGACTTTATGGAAGAAGTTTTCAATAAATATAGAGATGAAAAATATTATTTAGATAGATTTATGAAGGATTTTTATGAAAGTTATGGAGTTAGGAGAAACGGGTAA
- the hepT gene encoding type VII toxin-antitoxin system HepT family RNase toxin, translating to MEFDKNKIDQKLLFMDTCLNKLKKLREFDKRIFIDDFTKVDSAKYLLQVSIEAMLDIASHLIARNRWGRPKDNKEHFQILFDNRIIAEKDVLIYFNMAKFRNRIVHMYFDINDEMIYDIVQNNIDDFERFIGNIAKNII from the coding sequence ATGGAATTTGATAAAAATAAAATAGACCAAAAGTTATTGTTTATGGATACTTGTCTAAATAAATTGAAGAAATTAAGAGAATTTGATAAACGAATCTTTATAGATGATTTTACAAAGGTTGATAGTGCTAAATATTTATTACAAGTAAGTATAGAAGCAATGTTAGATATAGCTAGTCATCTGATTGCTAGGAACAGATGGGGAAGACCAAAGGATAATAAGGAACACTTTCAAATATTATTTGATAATAGGATAATAGCTGAAAAAGATGTACTAATATATTTTAATATGGCTAAGTTTAGAAATAGAATAGTGCATATGTACTTTGATATTAATGATGAGATGATATATGATATTGTTCAAAATAATATTGATGATTTTGAGCGATTTATTGGTAATATTGCAAAGAATATTATATAA